The Lysobacter capsici genome has a segment encoding these proteins:
- a CDS encoding DUF4198 domain-containing protein gives MRIALAMSLWSFAAAAQAHDFWIQPERYRIAPDTPTALTLQVGHGGDRQRSKIGLRRITRFAAVAADGRSIDLRDRLHPGDASDANFELPVGGYLLVLETDARAQSHLPAIRFNDYLRAEGLTPALQDRQRNGRMQADGSENYSRRSKAIVRVGAADAMTQAQWRALLSRPLGLPLEIVLDQDPYAQPRPSRLPLRVIYQGRTLAGAQVKLTRLEDDAQPFATRYTDADGRADFAMPGPGRWLLNVIWTRPLPASSETDYETVFSSLSFELDDARR, from the coding sequence GTGCGCATCGCGTTGGCGATGAGCCTGTGGTCGTTCGCCGCCGCCGCGCAGGCCCACGATTTCTGGATCCAGCCCGAACGCTATCGGATCGCGCCGGACACGCCGACTGCATTGACCCTGCAGGTGGGCCACGGTGGCGATCGTCAGCGGTCGAAGATCGGCCTGCGCCGAATCACCCGCTTCGCCGCCGTCGCCGCGGATGGACGCAGCATCGATCTGCGCGACCGGCTGCATCCCGGCGATGCCAGCGACGCGAACTTCGAGCTGCCGGTCGGCGGCTACTTGCTGGTGCTGGAAACCGATGCGCGCGCGCAGAGCCATCTGCCGGCGATCCGTTTCAACGATTACCTGCGAGCGGAAGGATTGACGCCGGCCTTGCAGGATCGCCAGCGCAACGGGCGCATGCAGGCGGATGGTTCGGAAAACTACAGCCGACGCAGCAAGGCGATCGTGCGGGTCGGCGCAGCCGACGCGATGACGCAGGCGCAATGGCGCGCGCTGCTGAGCCGGCCGCTCGGTCTGCCCCTGGAAATCGTGCTCGATCAGGACCCGTACGCGCAGCCGCGGCCGTCGCGATTGCCGCTGCGGGTGATCTACCAAGGCCGCACGCTCGCCGGCGCGCAGGTCAAGTTGACCCGGCTGGAAGACGACGCGCAACCGTTCGCGACCCGATACACCGACGCCGACGGCCGCGCCGACTTCGCCATGCCCGGGCCAGGCCGCTGGTTGCTCAACGTGATCTGGACCAGACCGCTGCCGGCGTCGAGCGAAACCGACTACGAGACGGTGTTTTCCAGTCTGAGTTTCGAACTGGACGATGCGCGGCGGTGA